A genomic region of Rhodococcus pyridinivorans contains the following coding sequences:
- a CDS encoding ABC transporter ATP-binding protein, producing MADITYRNASCIYENSDTFAVDSLNLDIENGEFVVLVGPSGSGKSTALRMLAGLEDIDEGSISIGGKDMTGVPSKDRDIAMVFQNYALYPNKTVAENMGFALKMRGVSADERRRKVEEAAKILDLTQFLDRKPAKLSGGQRQRVAMGRAIVREPQVFCMDEPLSNLDAKLRVQTRTEIAALQRRLGTTTVYVTHDQVEAMTMGDRVAVLKNGVLQQFSSPTELYDRPANAFVAGFIGSPSMNLLRAKVVDDGVVVGSTVIPVERDRIARLHSAGIEEVTAGIRPEDFEIADEGVEAVVELVEELGSESYLYTRVPGTGNQVVARALVRTPARLADTVHLRKREGTVHLFHVDTGERVGD from the coding sequence ATGGCCGACATCACCTACCGCAACGCCTCGTGCATCTACGAGAACTCCGACACCTTCGCGGTCGATTCGCTGAACCTCGACATCGAGAACGGTGAGTTCGTGGTCCTCGTCGGACCGTCCGGATCCGGCAAGAGCACCGCGCTGCGCATGCTCGCCGGGCTCGAGGACATCGACGAGGGGTCGATCTCCATCGGCGGCAAGGACATGACCGGTGTGCCGTCGAAGGACCGCGACATCGCGATGGTCTTCCAGAACTACGCGCTGTACCCGAACAAGACGGTCGCCGAGAACATGGGCTTCGCTCTGAAGATGCGCGGTGTGAGCGCGGACGAGCGGCGCCGCAAGGTCGAGGAAGCGGCGAAGATCCTGGACCTGACCCAGTTCCTCGACCGCAAGCCCGCCAAGCTGTCCGGTGGTCAGCGCCAGCGCGTCGCGATGGGACGCGCGATCGTGCGCGAGCCACAGGTGTTCTGCATGGACGAGCCGTTGTCGAACCTCGATGCGAAGCTGCGCGTGCAGACTCGCACCGAGATCGCGGCGCTGCAACGCCGTCTCGGCACCACCACCGTCTACGTCACCCACGACCAGGTCGAGGCGATGACGATGGGCGATCGCGTCGCCGTCCTGAAGAACGGAGTGCTGCAGCAGTTCTCCAGCCCCACCGAACTCTACGACCGTCCCGCCAACGCGTTCGTCGCCGGTTTCATCGGCTCACCGTCGATGAACCTGCTCCGCGCGAAGGTCGTCGACGACGGAGTCGTCGTGGGCAGCACCGTCATCCCCGTCGAACGCGACCGCATCGCGCGACTGCACTCCGCAGGCATCGAGGAGGTCACCGCCGGGATCCGGCCGGAGGACTTCGAGATCGCCGACGAGGGCGTCGAAGCCGTCGTCGAACTCGTCGAGGAACTCGGCAGCGAGTCGTACCTGTACACGCGGGTGCCCGGCACCGGCAATCAGGTGGTCGCGCGGGCCCTCGTCCGCACCCCCGCACGCCTCGCCGACACCGTGCACCTGCGCAAGCGCGAAGGTACGGTGCACCTGTTCCACGTCGACACCGGAGAGCGAGTGGGCGACTGA
- a CDS encoding sugar O-acetyltransferase, with protein sequence MGEQKERMLAGELYIADDPELAADALRAALLTEKYNASSAADTDARRALLEELFDAIGDDVEIRPPLQVDYGYRITVGDGTFVNFGAIMLDVAPITIGSDVQIGPNVQLLTPTHPLDPDLRRAKWESAQPITIGDNVWLGGGAIVGPGVTIGENTVVGAGAVVTRDLPPNVVATGVPARVTRRL encoded by the coding sequence GTGGGCGAGCAGAAGGAACGGATGCTGGCCGGCGAACTCTACATCGCCGACGACCCCGAACTCGCCGCCGACGCGCTGCGGGCAGCGCTGCTGACCGAGAAGTACAACGCGTCGAGCGCAGCGGATACGGATGCGCGTCGCGCACTCCTCGAGGAGTTGTTCGACGCGATCGGTGACGACGTGGAGATCCGGCCGCCACTGCAGGTGGACTACGGGTATCGGATCACCGTGGGGGACGGGACATTCGTCAACTTCGGCGCGATCATGCTCGACGTCGCGCCGATCACGATCGGCTCGGACGTGCAGATCGGCCCGAACGTGCAACTCCTCACCCCCACTCATCCCCTCGATCCCGATCTCCGCCGCGCGAAGTGGGAATCGGCGCAACCCATCACGATCGGCGACAACGTGTGGCTCGGCGGTGGCGCAATCGTCGGACCGGGCGTCACGATCGGCGAGAACACGGTCGTGGGAGCCGGCGCGGTGGTCACCCGCGACCTGCCGCCGAACGTCGTGGCGACGGGCGTACCTGCTCGGGTGACGCGCCGGCTCTGA
- a CDS encoding lipase maturation factor family protein, protein MDWLDADGYTIGRLLVTRGLAVLYAVAFLAALLQFRALIGERGILPAPRFLALTSFRQSPSLFHWRYSDALFTAVAAVGLVLSVVTVLGVTEQLPLVVCMLVWFVMWLLYLSIVNVGQVWYSFGWESLLLEGGVLAIFLGNADTAPPLLVLILLRWLLFRLEFGAGLIKMRGDRCWRDLTCLYYHHETQPMPGPLSRYFHLIPRPLHKVEVAGNHFTQLVVPFGLFLPQPVAGIAALIMIVTQLWLVTSGNFAWLNWITIVIALSVVPDSFYGLLIDSTTTYGPTPIAFTVAVVALTVLVAVLSYWPVSNLMSHRQAMNASFNKWHFVNTYGAFGTVTRTRREVIVEGTTDAVVTPATEWREYEFKGKPGDVYRRPRQYAPYHLRLDWLMWFAGISRDYAAGWFPRFAGKLLENDPATVKLLRHNPFPDEPPRLVRARLFRYRFATRAERRATRQWWMRDEIGDFMMPMARDDLP, encoded by the coding sequence ATGGACTGGTTGGACGCGGACGGGTACACGATCGGGCGGCTGCTGGTCACCCGTGGACTCGCGGTGCTGTACGCCGTGGCTTTCCTCGCGGCCCTGCTGCAGTTCCGGGCGCTGATCGGCGAACGCGGCATCCTTCCCGCCCCGCGCTTCCTGGCGCTCACATCGTTCCGGCAGTCGCCGAGCCTGTTCCACTGGAGATACTCCGACGCTCTGTTCACCGCGGTTGCCGCGGTGGGTCTCGTGTTGTCGGTGGTGACGGTGCTCGGTGTCACCGAGCAGTTGCCGCTCGTGGTCTGCATGCTCGTGTGGTTCGTGATGTGGCTGCTGTACCTGTCGATCGTCAACGTCGGCCAGGTCTGGTACTCGTTCGGCTGGGAGTCGCTGCTGCTCGAGGGCGGTGTGCTCGCGATCTTCCTGGGCAACGCCGATACCGCGCCTCCGCTGCTCGTGCTGATCCTGCTGCGCTGGTTGCTGTTTCGCCTGGAGTTCGGTGCCGGACTGATCAAGATGCGCGGCGACCGGTGCTGGCGCGATCTGACGTGCCTGTACTACCACCACGAAACCCAGCCGATGCCCGGCCCGCTCAGCCGCTACTTCCACCTGATCCCGCGGCCGCTGCACAAGGTGGAGGTGGCGGGTAACCACTTCACCCAGCTCGTCGTGCCGTTCGGATTGTTCCTGCCGCAACCGGTCGCCGGGATCGCCGCACTGATCATGATCGTCACGCAGTTGTGGCTGGTGACGAGCGGCAATTTCGCGTGGCTCAACTGGATCACCATCGTCATCGCGCTGTCGGTGGTGCCCGACAGCTTCTACGGGTTGCTGATCGACTCCACCACGACCTACGGTCCGACACCGATCGCGTTCACCGTCGCCGTGGTGGCGCTGACCGTGCTGGTCGCGGTGCTCAGCTACTGGCCGGTGTCGAATCTGATGTCGCATCGGCAGGCGATGAACGCCTCGTTCAACAAATGGCACTTCGTGAACACCTACGGCGCGTTCGGCACCGTCACACGCACCCGGCGGGAAGTGATCGTCGAAGGCACCACCGATGCGGTGGTGACACCGGCGACGGAGTGGCGCGAGTACGAGTTCAAGGGCAAACCGGGCGACGTGTATCGCAGGCCTCGTCAGTACGCGCCGTACCACCTGCGTCTGGACTGGTTGATGTGGTTCGCGGGGATCTCGCGCGACTACGCCGCGGGGTGGTTCCCGCGGTTCGCGGGAAAACTGCTGGAGAACGATCCGGCCACCGTGAAGTTGCTCCGGCACAACCCGTTCCCGGACGAACCGCCCCGTCTGGTGCGGGCCCGCCTGTTCCGCTACCGCTTCGCCACGCGCGCCGAACGACGCGCGACGCGCCAGTGGTGGATGCGGGACGAGATCGGCGATTTCATGATGCCGATGGCGCGGGACGACCTGCCCTGA
- a CDS encoding carbohydrate ABC transporter permease: protein MSTTATQPQASDTTAPTGRVMRTARKRKNRKFNPWGVVAWIAAIGFFFPVFWMVLTAFKQEADAYSDPPKFFFTPTLDQFRAVFETGVGTALLNSAFATIVSTVLVLLLGVPAAFALSLRPVKKTKDVLFFFISTKMLPIVAAIIPLYVIVANVGLLDNIWALIILYTAMNLPIAVWMMRSFFLEVPGELLEAASMDGASLWTAVRELILPLVSPGIAATALICVIFSWNEFFFAVNLTAVQAQTIPVFLVGFITGEGLYWARLSAAATMAALPVVLAGWLAQNKLVRGLSFGAIK, encoded by the coding sequence ATGAGCACCACGGCCACGCAGCCGCAGGCTTCGGACACCACGGCACCCACCGGCCGTGTCATGCGCACGGCCCGGAAGCGCAAGAACCGCAAGTTCAATCCCTGGGGTGTGGTCGCGTGGATCGCCGCCATCGGATTCTTCTTCCCGGTCTTCTGGATGGTGCTCACCGCCTTCAAGCAGGAGGCCGACGCCTACTCCGACCCACCGAAGTTCTTCTTCACCCCCACCCTCGACCAGTTCCGGGCGGTGTTCGAGACCGGAGTGGGCACGGCCCTGCTCAACTCGGCCTTCGCCACGATCGTCTCGACGGTGCTGGTCCTGCTGCTCGGCGTGCCGGCGGCCTTCGCGCTGTCGCTGCGGCCGGTGAAGAAGACCAAGGACGTGCTGTTCTTCTTCATCAGCACGAAGATGCTGCCCATCGTCGCGGCGATCATCCCGCTGTACGTGATCGTCGCGAACGTCGGCCTGCTCGACAACATCTGGGCCCTGATCATCCTGTACACGGCGATGAACCTGCCCATCGCGGTGTGGATGATGCGGTCGTTCTTCCTCGAGGTCCCGGGCGAGCTGCTCGAGGCGGCGAGCATGGACGGCGCGAGCCTGTGGACGGCGGTGCGCGAGCTGATCCTGCCGCTCGTCTCCCCCGGCATCGCTGCGACCGCCCTGATCTGCGTGATCTTCTCGTGGAACGAGTTCTTCTTCGCCGTCAACCTGACCGCTGTTCAGGCGCAGACAATTCCCGTCTTCCTCGTCGGCTTCATCACCGGTGAGGGCCTGTACTGGGCCCGGCTGTCCGCCGCCGCGACGATGGCGGCGCTGCCCGTCGTGCTCGCGGGCTGGCTCGCCCAGAACAAGCTCGTGCGCGGCCTGTCGTTCGGCGCCATCAAGTAG
- the recD gene encoding exodeoxyribonuclease V subunit alpha, producing MTDVRIAQRGKGALRQFNEVGALSAADVHVALRLAALGGEDDPHVHLATALAVRAVRSGSVCLDLTRFREVTVDEDADGHPVVDPASLPWPRDEDVLAALRRSPLVVGGDRGPLRPLRLVDTAEGPLLYLDRYFRQEQTIRRVLAERTATFPDLDEERIAATLDELFHHPDDPSRPAPAPDRQRVAAALAATRPTTVIAGGPGTGKTHTVARILALLTRLYGHELRIGLAAPTGKAAARLQESVREQETELGLPPNLTAMTVHRMLGWQRGRTRFRYHAGNHLPYDVIVVDETSMVSLTMMCRLLEAVRPDTRLVLVGDPDQLASVDAGAVLADLVGRPVSGTLDPVFERVVARDVAAADDPAEAAFTPAQRARLGGGVVRLSRGRRFGGAIAELAVAVRKGAGDEVLDILRRGDPEVSFVAPSDLDALRDDIVRSAAEVTKSAETGDVETALKRFEEHRLLCAHRDGPAGVQWWARQAAEWIGEAAGQRLDPESWYPGRPLLVTANDHDMQIYNGDTGVVVRRGDELVAAFARGETPFELRPSQLPAVSTVYAMTIHRSQGSQYGTVSVVLPDSGSALLTRELLYTAITRARSHVRIIGTEDAVRAGVARQVLRASGLRREIRV from the coding sequence GACCTCACCCGTTTCCGCGAGGTCACGGTCGACGAGGACGCGGACGGCCATCCCGTCGTCGACCCCGCGAGCCTGCCGTGGCCTCGCGACGAGGACGTGCTCGCGGCGCTGCGTCGCAGCCCCCTCGTGGTCGGTGGCGACCGCGGACCTCTGCGTCCGCTGCGTCTCGTCGATACCGCGGAAGGTCCGCTGCTGTATCTCGACCGGTACTTCCGGCAGGAGCAGACGATCCGCCGGGTGCTCGCCGAGCGCACGGCGACGTTCCCCGACCTCGACGAGGAGCGCATCGCGGCGACACTCGACGAGCTGTTCCACCATCCCGACGATCCCTCCCGGCCCGCGCCGGCACCCGATCGTCAGCGCGTCGCGGCGGCACTCGCCGCCACCCGACCGACCACGGTGATCGCGGGCGGGCCGGGCACCGGCAAGACCCACACCGTGGCGCGGATCCTCGCGCTGCTCACCCGCCTGTACGGACACGAACTGCGCATCGGCCTGGCCGCTCCCACCGGCAAGGCCGCTGCGCGCCTCCAGGAATCGGTGCGCGAGCAGGAGACCGAGCTGGGTCTGCCGCCGAATCTCACCGCCATGACCGTGCACCGGATGCTCGGCTGGCAGCGCGGCCGCACCCGCTTCCGCTACCACGCGGGCAACCACCTGCCGTACGACGTGATCGTCGTCGACGAGACGTCGATGGTGTCGCTGACGATGATGTGCCGCCTGCTCGAGGCGGTGCGGCCCGACACCAGGCTCGTCCTCGTGGGCGACCCCGACCAGCTCGCCTCGGTCGACGCCGGTGCTGTGCTTGCCGACCTCGTGGGGCGCCCGGTCAGCGGCACCCTCGATCCGGTCTTCGAACGGGTCGTCGCCCGCGATGTGGCGGCCGCCGACGACCCCGCCGAGGCGGCCTTCACTCCGGCCCAACGCGCCCGGCTCGGTGGCGGTGTCGTGCGGCTGAGTCGCGGCCGCCGCTTCGGTGGTGCGATCGCCGAGCTGGCGGTGGCCGTCCGTAAGGGCGCCGGCGACGAGGTGCTCGACATCCTGCGCAGGGGCGACCCGGAGGTCTCGTTCGTGGCCCCCTCCGACCTCGACGCCCTACGCGACGACATCGTCCGCTCCGCCGCCGAGGTCACCAAGTCCGCCGAGACGGGGGACGTCGAGACGGCGCTGAAGCGGTTCGAGGAACATCGGTTGCTGTGCGCGCACCGCGACGGCCCGGCCGGCGTGCAGTGGTGGGCGCGGCAGGCCGCCGAGTGGATCGGGGAGGCCGCGGGGCAGCGACTCGATCCCGAGAGCTGGTATCCGGGCCGGCCGTTGCTCGTCACCGCGAACGACCATGACATGCAGATCTACAACGGCGACACCGGCGTGGTCGTGCGGCGCGGCGACGAACTCGTCGCGGCGTTCGCACGCGGCGAGACGCCGTTCGAACTGCGCCCGAGTCAGCTCCCGGCGGTGAGCACCGTCTACGCGATGACGATCCACCGCAGCCAGGGCAGTCAGTACGGCACCGTCTCGGTGGTGCTGCCCGATTCGGGATCGGCGCTGCTCACCCGCGAACTGCTGTACACCGCGATCACGCGTGCGCGGTCGCACGTGCGGATCATCGGGACCGAGGATGCGGTACGCGCGGGCGTGGCACGGCAGGTGCTCCGAGCGAGTGGGCTGCGGCGGGAGATCCGCGTGTAG
- a CDS encoding carbohydrate ABC transporter permease — MTAPAAQRPAPDADERIRAVREAKEEQISRAEGWRRRGPLLPALIFTIVVTQIPFLFTLYYSTQSWNLVSPGSRRFVGLQNYVDVFQDSQFWQVTLNTVILIVGTVLISVILGLLLALLLDRAFLGRGIARTLLITPFLVTPVASALIWKTSMFDPVFGIVNFVLSPFGLGEVDWISRFPLPAVMVALVWQWTPFMMLLILAGLQSMPRDILEAGRVDGAGAFALFRELTLPHLRRFIELGTVLGAIYLVNTFDAIYMMTQGGPGTASSNLPFYIYQRAFLGFDIGQAAAMGVVVVIGTIVIATFALRLIFTSFTGKEEAA, encoded by the coding sequence ATGACCGCACCTGCAGCGCAGCGTCCCGCACCGGACGCCGACGAGCGCATCCGCGCCGTACGGGAAGCGAAGGAGGAGCAGATCTCCCGCGCCGAGGGATGGCGCCGGCGCGGCCCCCTGCTCCCGGCCCTGATCTTCACGATCGTTGTCACACAGATCCCGTTCCTGTTCACGCTGTACTACTCGACCCAGTCCTGGAACCTCGTCAGCCCCGGCTCCCGCCGGTTCGTCGGACTCCAGAACTACGTCGACGTCTTCCAGGACAGCCAGTTCTGGCAGGTCACCCTGAACACGGTGATCCTCATCGTCGGCACGGTCCTGATCTCCGTGATACTCGGGCTGCTTCTTGCGCTCCTGCTCGACCGGGCGTTCCTCGGGCGCGGTATCGCACGGACCCTGCTCATCACGCCGTTCCTCGTCACCCCGGTCGCCAGTGCACTGATCTGGAAGACGTCGATGTTCGATCCCGTTTTCGGCATCGTCAACTTCGTTCTCTCCCCCTTCGGATTGGGAGAGGTGGACTGGATCAGCCGGTTCCCGCTCCCGGCCGTGATGGTCGCGCTGGTGTGGCAGTGGACGCCGTTCATGATGCTGCTCATCCTCGCCGGCCTGCAGTCGATGCCCCGCGACATCCTCGAGGCCGGCCGCGTCGACGGCGCCGGAGCCTTCGCACTGTTCCGCGAACTGACGCTGCCGCATCTGCGCCGGTTCATCGAACTCGGCACCGTTCTCGGCGCGATCTACCTGGTGAACACGTTCGACGCGATCTACATGATGACCCAGGGCGGACCCGGCACGGCCAGCTCCAACCTGCCGTTCTACATCTACCAGCGCGCGTTCCTCGGCTTCGACATCGGCCAGGCCGCGGCAATGGGTGTCGTGGTCGTCATCGGCACGATCGTCATCGCCACCTTCGCGCTGCGCCTGATCTTCACATCGTTCACCGGCAAGGAGGAAGCGGCATGA